Genomic window (Vibrio coralliirubri):
CTTATTGCTGCAGCACAAAAAGTGGGCAAGACGTGTGCATTCGTTGATGCGGAGCACGCACTAGACCCTATCTACGCTCAAAAGCTTGGTGTTGATATCGATGCACTTCTTGTTTCTCAACCAGATACGGGTGAGCAAGCGCTTGAAATCTGTGATGCGCTGGCTCGTTCAGGTGCAATCGACGTTCTTGTTATTGACTCAGTAGCAGCACTAACACCAAAAGCAGAAATCGAAGGCGAAATGGGCGACAGCCACATGGGTCTTCAGGCTCGTATGCTTTCTCAAGCGATGCGTAAGCTGACGGGTAACCTTAAGCAGTCTAACTGTATGGCTATCTTCATTAACCAAATTCGTATGAAAATTGGTGTGATGTTCGGTAACCCAGAAACAACAACAGGTGGTAACGCACTTAAGTTCTACGCATCTGTTCGCCTTGATATTCGCCGTACTGGTGCGATTAAAGATGGTGATGAAGTTGTTGGTAACGAAACTCGTATCAAGGTTGTTAAGAACAAGATTGCTGCACCATTCAAACAAGCTGAGACTCAAATCCTTTACGGTAAAGGCTTCAACCGCGAAGGTGAGCTTATCGACTTAGGTGTTAAGAATAAGCTAGTAGAAAAAGCGGGCGCTTGGTACAGCTACAAAGGCGATAA
Coding sequences:
- the recA gene encoding recombinase RecA, which produces MDENKQKALAAALGQIEKQFGKGSIMRLGDNRTMDVETISTGSLSLDIALGAGGLPMGRIVEVYGPESSGKTTLTLELIAAAQKVGKTCAFVDAEHALDPIYAQKLGVDIDALLVSQPDTGEQALEICDALARSGAIDVLVIDSVAALTPKAEIEGEMGDSHMGLQARMLSQAMRKLTGNLKQSNCMAIFINQIRMKIGVMFGNPETTTGGNALKFYASVRLDIRRTGAIKDGDEVVGNETRIKVVKNKIAAPFKQAETQILYGKGFNREGELIDLGVKNKLVEKAGAWYSYKGDKIGQGKANAGKYLRENPEVALEIDTKLRELLLTPAVLEEKDVEKEEENEEL